In one Methanobrevibacter arboriphilus genomic region, the following are encoded:
- a CDS encoding ABC transporter permease — MEKLKYINLILRNPFRNKARAALSIVGIAIGIATIVALGLITGGMQESVQTTLNSGGAEITVTESGNVGGMSSSGRLNESYIDTLANISGVSSVAGVLSITDTSSSESQGINSGSRGEFGPMSGLSLNGINRDKLSLVGIKDVNGSFFKEGTNEVILGKSAAESQNKTIGDNITIASTNFKITGIFETGSIMTDSGAYTSLSKLQNITDSNYVNQILIKTTEGANDTTISENIEKKYGDDLSTITAEEQAEMLNNAIGILDMASLAISALAILIGGIGIINTMIMVVYERTKEIGVLKAVGWTSNRVLGMILGETLVLTLVSGVVGTIFGILMSEIGIRLLGSGPGSDMFSLAYTANTFILAFGVAILVGIIGGIYPAYRASKLAPTEALRYE; from the coding sequence GTGGAAAAATTGAAATATATCAATCTAATATTAAGAAACCCTTTTAGAAATAAAGCAAGGGCTGCTCTTTCTATTGTTGGAATAGCTATTGGAATAGCTACAATAGTAGCTCTTGGCCTTATTACGGGAGGGATGCAAGAATCAGTTCAAACCACACTAAATAGTGGTGGAGCAGAAATAACTGTAACTGAATCAGGTAATGTTGGAGGAATGAGTTCCTCAGGAAGATTAAACGAATCCTATATAGACACACTTGCAAATATCAGTGGAGTTAGTAGTGTAGCAGGAGTACTCAGTATTACGGATACAAGTTCATCGGAATCACAAGGCATCAATAGTGGAAGTAGAGGCGAATTTGGGCCAATGAGTGGACTTTCGCTAAATGGAATAAATAGAGATAAGCTAAGTTTAGTTGGAATTAAAGATGTAAATGGATCTTTTTTTAAAGAAGGAACAAATGAAGTAATTCTTGGTAAAAGTGCTGCAGAAAGTCAAAATAAAACAATTGGAGACAATATCACAATAGCTAGTACAAACTTCAAAATTACAGGAATATTTGAAACTGGAAGTATTATGACAGATAGTGGGGCATATACCTCATTGAGTAAACTTCAAAATATAACAGATAGTAATTATGTAAATCAAATATTAATAAAAACTACAGAAGGAGCTAACGACACCACAATAAGTGAGAATATTGAGAAGAAATATGGGGATGATTTATCTACAATAACAGCAGAAGAACAAGCAGAGATGCTCAATAATGCAATTGGAATATTGGACATGGCATCATTAGCTATTTCAGCGCTAGCTATTCTTATTGGAGGGATAGGAATAATAAACACTATGATAATGGTCGTATACGAGCGAACAAAAGAAATAGGTGTTTTAAAAGCTGTTGGATGGACAAGTAACAGAGTTCTTGGAATGATACTTGGAGAAACCTTAGTTTTAACCTTAGTTTCAGGAGTTGTTGGTACAATATTTGGAATATTAATGTCAGAAATTGGAATTCGCCTATTAGGTTCAGGACCAGGATCAGATATGTTTTCATTAGCTTACACAGCAAACACATTCATATTAGCATTTGGAGTAGCTATCTTAGTTGGAATCATTGGAGGAATTTATCCTGCATATAGGGCTAGTAAGTTAGCTCCAACAGAAGCATTAAGATATGAATAG
- the cbiT gene encoding precorrin-6Y C5,15-methyltransferase (decarboxylating) subunit CbiT yields the protein MIEDHEFISSKDVPGPTKEEIRCLLLCKSEVSSDDIVVDIGCGTGGITTDFAKIAKKVISIDKNPNAIELTSKNIKKHDVFENVDLIENDAISALKSIENFDIAIIGGSGGDLDEILELVFSKLNKNGRIIVTGILIETKYVAIKKLKSLGLEPKIVEVNISRGKSIGLGMMMLAENPISIISSKIK from the coding sequence ATGATTGAAGATCATGAATTTATAAGTTCTAAAGATGTTCCTGGACCTACAAAGGAAGAAATTAGATGTTTACTATTATGCAAAAGTGAAGTTTCAAGTGATGATATAGTTGTTGATATTGGCTGTGGAACTGGTGGAATAACAACAGACTTTGCAAAAATAGCTAAAAAAGTAATATCAATTGATAAAAATCCGAATGCTATTGAATTAACTTCTAAAAATATTAAAAAGCATGATGTTTTTGAAAATGTGGATTTAATAGAAAATGATGCTATTTCTGCACTTAAATCAATAGAAAACTTTGATATAGCTATTATTGGTGGAAGTGGTGGAGATCTTGATGAGATTTTAGAATTAGTTTTTTCAAAATTGAATAAAAATGGTAGAATAATAGTAACAGGGATTTTAATTGAAACAAAGTATGTTGCTATTAAAAAACTAAAGAGCTTAGGCTTAGAACCTAAGATCGTTGAGGTTAATATTTCAAGAGGTAAATCTATCGGTCTTGGAATGATGATGTTAGCTGAAAATCCTATATCTATTATTTCTTCAAAGATTAAATGA
- a CDS encoding toll/interleukin-1 receptor domain-containing protein: protein MDDLKQLKEKVGEFEEMLIDIATNNTGDDENFDNLRKEIMNSKKLSGAIPNFIITKRNPYLFRTHMQDIGGYKDRREHIYNGFTKIYDRIDELEDNVYNNNQTTNLQANVPKNNQIINNEEVIDKLNNNINDSLTNSSDDFETTKKNNETQIEPKDNQKKVFISHSSKDKHFADELIEILEYIGVPSENIFCTSVEGYGIPLGENFLETIKNELTPNTLVLFLISENFYGSPVSLCEMGATWIQSNFHIPILIPPMTFEKIKGVIPLTEGLLINNKAKINSLKMKIENDLSIKNKNNDFTKWERKRNKFLENIEKIIENNNTPSSKTEDINVNKIEKHYHSMYESENLDIIEQFKHYLTETNDWDINFDKTKKAFNKKHPEFKIEISERGDMSSIEPYCTFFLNNESTMFNIKFEYNSTQLFAEEELLYIFCDGYRSHFPNPSMKVFDSDYPMNAFYYYNLEEVQGLFGELCKKTKPENFIMDRGYRELPFLVFNNSQELNDFTNFLKNNMKLLEGIEVNFQFNISDPMNYKRSIDLETFFKVKKIHDLYEMGYYD, encoded by the coding sequence ATGGATGATTTAAAACAATTAAAAGAAAAAGTAGGCGAATTTGAAGAAATGTTAATTGATATTGCAACAAATAATACAGGGGATGATGAAAATTTTGATAATTTAAGAAAAGAAATAATGAATAGTAAAAAGTTAAGTGGAGCAATACCTAATTTTATAATCACAAAAAGAAATCCTTATCTTTTTAGAACACATATGCAAGATATTGGAGGATATAAAGATAGGAGAGAACATATTTACAATGGATTCACAAAAATATATGATCGTATTGATGAATTAGAGGATAATGTTTATAATAATAATCAAACAACTAATTTACAAGCTAATGTTCCTAAGAATAACCAAATAATTAACAATGAGGAGGTAATAGATAAATTGAATAATAATATTAATGATAGTTTAACCAATTCTAGTGATGATTTTGAGACAACAAAGAAAAATAATGAAACTCAAATAGAACCTAAAGATAATCAGAAAAAGGTGTTTATTAGCCACTCCTCAAAAGATAAACATTTTGCAGATGAATTAATTGAAATTTTAGAATATATTGGAGTACCTTCTGAAAATATATTTTGTACCTCTGTAGAAGGCTATGGCATACCTCTTGGAGAGAATTTTTTAGAAACAATAAAAAATGAACTCACACCAAATACATTAGTACTTTTTTTAATTTCGGAAAATTTCTATGGGAGCCCTGTTTCTTTATGTGAAATGGGAGCTACATGGATTCAATCAAATTTCCACATTCCTATTCTTATACCTCCAATGACATTTGAAAAAATTAAAGGTGTTATTCCATTAACCGAAGGATTACTTATCAATAATAAAGCTAAAATAAACTCTTTAAAAATGAAAATAGAAAACGATCTTAGTATTAAAAATAAAAACAATGATTTTACGAAATGGGAAAGAAAAAGAAATAAATTTTTAGAAAATATTGAAAAAATTATAGAAAATAATAATACTCCTAGTTCTAAAACTGAAGATATTAATGTTAATAAAATTGAGAAGCATTATCATAGTATGTATGAATCTGAAAATTTGGATATTATAGAACAATTCAAACATTATTTAACTGAAACTAATGACTGGGATATTAATTTTGATAAAACAAAAAAAGCATTCAATAAAAAACACCCTGAATTCAAAATAGAAATTTCTGAAAGAGGAGATATGTCAAGTATAGAGCCTTATTGTACTTTTTTCTTGAATAATGAATCAACAATGTTTAATATAAAATTTGAATATAATTCTACTCAATTATTTGCCGAAGAAGAATTATTGTATATATTTTGTGACGGTTATAGGTCTCATTTTCCAAATCCTTCAATGAAAGTTTTTGATTCTGATTATCCTATGAATGCATTTTATTATTATAATTTAGAAGAAGTACAAGGATTATTTGGAGAACTATGTAAAAAAACAAAACCTGAAAATTTTATAATGGATAGAGGGTACAGAGAACTACCTTTTCTAGTTTTTAATAATTCTCAAGAGCTAAATGATTTTACTAATTTTCTTAAAAATAATATGAAACTTTTAGAGGGCATTGAAGTAAATTTTCAGTTTAATATTTCGGATCCTATGAACTATAAAAGATCTATTGATTTAGAAACATTTTTCAAAGTTAAAAAAATTCATGATTTATATGAAATGGGATATTATGATTAA
- a CDS encoding transposase: MKRKNTYSPFNNLISRQLNLSDFNFEKPVQNCIKRFKNQFKIDLNENKLINFIFYTYNHAEECINKYSHYFSNHLYTQPTLFTILAMKIYLKLTYREISFLIDLSDNLKKFFHIKRAPHYTTLQKFFKRLPARILNKINQLILIENDIKPEMIVLDGSGFTNDNADKYYAQIRKKERKSYIKNHIAIDVKSRLILNYQTQKGPKYDTQFAIASIRKIKKYKPHYILADRAYDTEPIRKCINEEIEAFDQIPLKKRAKKGKYRLNSPTIFRNKIYRKRNNVESVFSVIKRLFDGTNQSKSTKLSIKETKLKNTIYNIHRSIQIN; encoded by the coding sequence ATGAAACGCAAAAATACATATTCTCCATTTAATAATTTAATTTCAAGACAGTTAAATCTTTCGGATTTTAACTTTGAAAAACCTGTTCAAAACTGTATTAAAAGATTTAAAAATCAATTTAAAATTGATTTAAATGAAAATAAACTTATAAATTTTATTTTTTACACTTATAATCACGCTGAAGAATGTATAAATAAGTATTCACACTATTTTTCTAATCATTTATACACACAACCTACTTTATTCACTATTTTAGCAATGAAAATTTATTTAAAATTAACTTATCGTGAAATAAGCTTTCTAATAGACTTATCTGATAATTTAAAGAAATTTTTCCATATAAAAAGGGCACCACACTACACAACTCTTCAAAAATTCTTTAAAAGGTTACCTGCAAGAATTTTAAATAAAATAAATCAATTAATCCTGATTGAAAATGATATAAAACCAGAAATGATTGTTTTAGATGGAAGTGGGTTCACAAATGATAATGCAGATAAATATTATGCTCAAATACGCAAAAAAGAGCGAAAAAGCTACATTAAGAATCATATTGCAATTGATGTTAAATCTCGTTTAATATTAAACTATCAAACACAAAAAGGTCCAAAATACGATACACAATTTGCAATAGCTTCAATTAGAAAAATAAAAAAATATAAACCTCATTACATATTAGCAGACAGAGCGTACGACACAGAACCAATTAGAAAATGTATAAACGAAGAAATTGAAGCTTTTGACCAAATACCATTGAAAAAAAGAGCTAAAAAGGGAAAATATAGATTAAATAGCCCTACAATTTTTCGAAATAAAATTTATAGAAAAAGAAACAACGTTGAAAGTGTATTCAGCGTAATAAAAAGATTATTTGATGGAACAAATCAAAGTAAAAGTACAAAACTATCAATCAAAGAAACCAAACTTAAAAACACAATTTACAATATACACAGATCAATACAAATCAACTAA
- a CDS encoding Rpn family recombination-promoting nuclease/putative transposase — MSFNNEIRNYDPLYDFLFMGYMASSGCERQLTSLINAILVENDENLVSELEIVDNKSLPANIMGKKSCILDLRSVALDGRIINIEVQRQNEKFFKRRNQLYISREFSNSADEGKFRFLKEHIQINILGFKFCENEKISRKFNIIDKTDIKCEYSQCIKIINISLVPFRKIKKIDFNNHLHRWLVFLDKNSTIEMVEMVMSKDEAIKLAHEKVKELLKNEKFLHKMNIESQRELKYESEMAYAEDKGIKKGKKKGIEQGELNIAKKLIEAGMSIEEIAKTTGLSIAKLEKL; from the coding sequence TTGAGCTTTAATAATGAAATTAGGAATTATGATCCTTTGTATGATTTTCTTTTTATGGGTTATATGGCAAGTTCTGGATGTGAAAGGCAATTGACTAGTTTAATCAACGCTATTTTAGTTGAAAATGATGAAAATTTAGTTTCTGAGTTGGAAATTGTTGATAATAAATCTTTGCCTGCTAATATTATGGGTAAAAAGTCTTGTATTCTCGATCTTCGCTCTGTTGCATTAGATGGTAGAATAATTAATATCGAAGTTCAAAGGCAGAATGAAAAATTTTTTAAAAGGAGAAATCAACTTTATATATCTAGAGAATTTTCTAATTCAGCTGACGAAGGAAAATTTAGGTTTTTAAAAGAACATATTCAAATTAATATATTAGGGTTTAAATTTTGTGAAAATGAAAAAATCAGCCGAAAATTTAATATAATTGATAAAACAGACATTAAATGTGAATATAGTCAATGTATAAAAATAATTAATATTAGTCTTGTTCCTTTTAGAAAGATAAAAAAGATTGATTTTAATAATCATTTACATAGATGGTTAGTGTTTTTGGATAAAAATAGTACAATTGAGATGGTTGAAATGGTTATGAGCAAAGATGAAGCAATTAAATTAGCTCATGAAAAAGTAAAAGAATTGTTAAAAAATGAAAAATTTTTGCATAAAATGAATATTGAAAGTCAACGCGAGTTAAAATATGAAAGTGAAATGGCTTATGCTGAAGATAAAGGTATAAAGAAAGGAAAGAAAAAAGGTATTGAGCAAGGTGAGTTAAATATAGCTAAAAAATTGATTGAAGCAGGTATGTCTATTGAAGAGATAGCTAAAACTACTGGTCTTTCTATAGCTAAACTTGAAAAGTTGTAG
- a CDS encoding ABC transporter ATP-binding protein has translation MNNDDTINNNSFINIKNLIKSYDDGKIKALNGIDLEINKGDFISIIGPSGSGKSTLLNMLGALDIPSSGTIKIDGVEITKSKDLSQFRSKKIGFVFQLHNLIPNLTVFENVQIPLIGTGVSEDEIEKRAKNLLESVGLGDKLEQMPTKLSGGQRQRVAIARALVNNPSIILADEPTGSLDSKTGDIILNVLEKIHEENNVTLIIVTHEQYVANMADRTIKIRDGKIMEDCSNN, from the coding sequence ATGAATAATGACGATACCATTAATAATAATTCATTCATAAATATCAAAAATCTGATTAAAAGTTACGATGATGGAAAGATAAAAGCTCTAAATGGAATTGATTTAGAAATAAACAAAGGGGATTTTATTTCAATCATTGGCCCCTCTGGTTCTGGCAAATCAACTCTTTTAAACATGTTAGGGGCTCTTGATATTCCTAGTTCTGGAACAATTAAGATAGATGGGGTAGAAATAACCAAAAGCAAGGATTTAAGTCAATTTAGATCTAAAAAAATCGGTTTTGTATTTCAACTACACAATCTCATTCCAAATTTAACTGTATTTGAAAATGTGCAGATTCCTCTCATTGGAACCGGAGTTTCAGAAGATGAAATAGAAAAAAGAGCAAAAAATCTATTAGAATCAGTTGGATTAGGAGATAAACTTGAGCAAATGCCCACAAAACTTTCAGGGGGTCAAAGACAAAGAGTAGCTATTGCAAGAGCTCTTGTAAACAATCCATCGATAATTCTTGCAGATGAACCAACAGGATCTCTAGATTCAAAAACAGGAGACATAATATTAAATGTGCTTGAAAAAATACATGAAGAAAATAATGTAACTCTTATAATAGTTACTCATGAGCAATATGTAGCCAATATGGCAGATAGAACAATAAAAATCCGTGATGGTAAAATCATGGAAGATTGTTCAAATAATTAG
- a CDS encoding winged helix-turn-helix domain-containing protein: MRKVLTWVLLGTKGGYNRANIIKELHDLPANAHQLSKKLNLNYRTITHHLDVLEEMKVIEKAGKKYGQIYMLSDRMENHYDDFEKIWKQLKE; encoded by the coding sequence ATGAGAAAAGTTCTTACATGGGTTCTTTTAGGGACAAAAGGAGGATATAATCGTGCTAATATTATCAAAGAATTGCATGATCTTCCAGCTAATGCTCACCAGCTAAGTAAAAAATTAAATCTTAATTATAGAACTATAACTCATCATTTAGATGTATTAGAAGAAATGAAAGTAATTGAAAAAGCTGGAAAAAAATATGGACAAATATACATGCTTTCAGATAGAATGGAAAACCACTATGATGATTTTGAAAAGATATGGAAACAATTGAAAGAATAA
- a CDS encoding ArsR/SmtB family transcription factor, whose translation MTSCENNKSCLEKYENLDLNKLIEDIPSEKILYENSEIIKALSDSIRLKILYLLKNGELCVCHIDSALDKPQSTISHHIAILKKAGFLKWRKEGKWTHYRLADEKMIEYIEKIIKIGE comes from the coding sequence ATGACTTCATGCGAAAATAATAAAAGCTGTCTTGAAAAATATGAAAATCTTGATTTAAACAAGTTAATTGAAGATATTCCTTCTGAAAAGATTTTATATGAAAATTCTGAAATTATTAAAGCACTTTCTGACTCTATTAGATTAAAAATATTATATTTATTAAAAAATGGAGAATTATGTGTATGTCATATTGACTCTGCTTTAGATAAACCTCAATCAACTATTTCACATCATATAGCTATTTTAAAAAAAGCTGGATTTTTAAAATGGAGAAAAGAGGGAAAATGGACACATTATAGATTAGCTGATGAAAAAATGATAGAATATATAGAAAAAATAATTAAAATAGGAGAATAA
- a CDS encoding HD domain-containing protein, whose protein sequence is MSNPTKFLRDSVHGNLPLNEFEVEVMDSPQIQRLRRIKQLGFISLIYPGANHSRFEHSTGTMFLGSKLADHLELSDYDKNLVRIAALLHDIGHGPFSHVSEAVLGVKHEVLTAKVIKETSLNDIITKEFDSKEIIDIINGKGSLGPIISGELDVDRMDYLIRDSHYTGVAYGVIDVDRIIANLKLKQYLILDIKGVQAAEEALVARYQMYPSVYQHHTTRIVNAMFRRCLKKVFKADIISSNDIYKYDDADMLCICRNVDEKESKDNAFIKDIVTRLDNRNLLKSVCSTRLNEFENPPEIFDIKKRALDKCEEEISEDMDIDRDYVILNIPEYPRFDEMKTQIALGDELFHLNEISSIVKALQSARFNYPDICLYVPKEDKDKFKNFKLDNYLNLPKRAENKFDKVHFEQSKLFD, encoded by the coding sequence ATGTCTAATCCAACTAAATTTCTGAGAGATAGTGTTCATGGAAATCTTCCATTAAATGAATTTGAAGTTGAAGTAATGGATTCTCCTCAAATTCAAAGATTAAGAAGAATAAAACAACTTGGATTTATATCTTTAATATATCCTGGTGCAAATCACTCTAGGTTTGAACATTCAACAGGAACTATGTTTTTAGGATCTAAATTAGCAGATCATCTTGAATTATCTGATTATGATAAAAATTTAGTTAGAATTGCTGCATTACTTCATGACATTGGTCATGGACCATTTTCTCATGTTTCAGAGGCAGTTTTAGGTGTTAAACATGAAGTTTTAACAGCTAAAGTTATTAAAGAAACTTCATTAAATGATATAATAACTAAAGAATTTGATTCAAAGGAAATTATTGATATTATTAATGGTAAGGGTTCTCTTGGACCTATTATTTCTGGAGAACTTGATGTGGATCGTATGGATTATTTAATTCGTGATTCTCATTATACTGGTGTGGCTTATGGAGTAATAGATGTTGATAGGATTATAGCTAACTTAAAACTTAAACAATATCTTATTTTGGATATTAAAGGTGTACAAGCTGCTGAAGAAGCACTTGTAGCTAGATATCAAATGTATCCTAGCGTTTATCAACACCATACTACTCGTATTGTTAATGCTATGTTTAGAAGATGTCTTAAAAAAGTTTTCAAGGCAGATATTATTAGCAGTAATGATATATACAAATATGATGATGCTGATATGCTTTGTATATGTAGAAATGTTGATGAAAAGGAATCTAAGGATAATGCTTTTATTAAAGATATTGTAACAAGGTTAGATAATAGAAATTTACTTAAAAGTGTATGTTCAACTCGATTGAATGAGTTTGAAAATCCTCCTGAAATTTTTGATATAAAAAAAAGGGCTCTTGATAAGTGTGAGGAAGAGATTAGTGAGGATATGGACATTGATAGGGATTACGTTATTTTAAATATTCCAGAATATCCTAGATTTGATGAGATGAAAACTCAAATCGCTCTTGGTGATGAACTTTTCCATCTTAATGAGATTTCAAGTATTGTTAAAGCACTTCAAAGTGCAAGATTCAATTATCCTGATATTTGTTTATATGTTCCAAAAGAAGATAAGGATAAATTTAAAAATTTTAAATTGGATAATTATTTAAATCTTCCAAAAAGAGCAGAGAATAAATTTGATAAAGTTCATTTTGAACAATCTAAATTATTTGATTAA
- a CDS encoding 4Fe-4S dicluster domain-containing protein, with protein MADESTTNCCCEAVAENDDNSVCCGDYEVTEDSKVENPTNSKKEIDSETFKRIKDMAKSLDIEIIGFGKIPKEQMEENERLQYSNAIVFTMKIGDEIINEPPSEFAQNLNNLLYDKFGKATYIISDYLRQNGFATQVAHPHQNLLDLPKLAETAGMGVVGRSHLLITPDLGPCEKIGAILTPIENLSFSKENTHKWINDYCKRCGKCIKVCPEDVLQKEYMDDNKAEFIESRCIGCNQGCTYCIEGCPFYKDGYDYVKEKHDKLEAKLKEKGKL; from the coding sequence ATGGCTGATGAAAGTACTACAAATTGTTGTTGTGAAGCAGTTGCTGAAAATGATGACAATTCTGTTTGTTGTGGTGATTATGAAGTAACTGAAGATTCTAAAGTTGAAAATCCTACAAATTCTAAAAAAGAAATAGATTCAGAAACCTTTAAAAGGATTAAGGATATGGCTAAAAGTTTAGATATAGAGATTATAGGTTTTGGAAAAATACCTAAAGAACAAATGGAAGAAAATGAAAGATTGCAGTATTCAAATGCTATTGTTTTTACTATGAAGATTGGAGATGAAATTATAAATGAACCTCCAAGTGAATTTGCACAAAATTTAAATAATTTACTCTATGATAAATTCGGAAAAGCTACATACATTATTTCTGATTATCTTAGACAAAATGGGTTTGCAACTCAAGTTGCTCACCCTCATCAAAATCTTTTAGACCTTCCAAAGCTTGCAGAAACAGCAGGGATGGGAGTAGTAGGAAGAAGTCATTTGTTAATTACTCCAGACTTAGGGCCATGTGAAAAAATAGGGGCAATACTAACACCGATTGAAAACCTATCATTTTCAAAAGAAAACACTCATAAATGGATTAATGATTATTGTAAAAGATGTGGTAAATGCATTAAAGTATGTCCTGAAGATGTATTACAAAAAGAATATATGGATGATAATAAAGCAGAATTTATTGAATCTCGTTGTATTGGATGTAATCAAGGATGTACTTATTGTATTGAAGGATGTCCTTTTTACAAAGATGGATATGACTATGTGAAAGAGAAACATGATAAATTAGAAGCGAAATTAAAGGAAAA
- a CDS encoding UbiX family flavin prenyltransferase has product MIIIAITGASGVIYSLKLLEALKKLNIETGVVVSKPAELIFDYELGIKLDEIKELANYFYEPNDLTSSINSGSFKFDSLVIVPCSMKTLSAIANGYGNNAITRVADVALKEKRKTILVPRETPLRSIHLENMLEISREGGIILPAMPGFYHNPENIDDIINFVVGKILDSLNIENELFKRWE; this is encoded by the coding sequence ATGATAATTATAGCTATTACTGGTGCAAGTGGTGTTATTTATAGCTTAAAACTACTTGAAGCACTTAAAAAATTGAATATAGAAACTGGTGTTGTGGTAAGTAAACCAGCAGAATTAATTTTTGATTATGAGTTAGGAATAAAATTAGATGAGATAAAAGAATTAGCTAATTATTTCTATGAACCAAATGATTTAACTTCCTCTATAAACAGTGGTTCTTTTAAATTTGATTCTCTTGTGATTGTTCCATGTTCCATGAAAACTTTATCTGCTATAGCTAATGGATATGGTAACAATGCGATAACAAGAGTGGCAGATGTTGCATTAAAAGAAAAAAGAAAAACTATCCTTGTTCCTCGCGAAACCCCTCTTAGATCTATTCATCTTGAAAATATGCTTGAAATAAGTAGAGAAGGTGGAATAATTTTACCAGCAATGCCAGGATTTTATCATAATCCTGAAAATATAGATGATATAATAAACTTTGTAGTTGGTAAAATATTGGATTCATTAAATATTGAAAATGAATTGTTTAAACGATGGGAATAA